The following are from one region of the Haloactinomyces albus genome:
- a CDS encoding formylglycine-generating enzyme family protein: protein MSEAPTGGGCCAPSIVRGSGQASATTHPNTGDSGSTEGMVLLDGGDFLMGSEDSRAYPDDGEGPVRPVTLDPFWISATAVSNADFAAFVGSTGYRTEAERFGWSFVFGGLLPDDFPPTQGVAAAPWWRVVEGSDWAHPEGGQSDVRTRQDHPVVHVTWADAKAYCEWAGLRLPTEAEWEYAARAGLQGCAFPWGDELEPDGRHRMNVWQGTFPQHNTRADGWYGTCPVAQFPANAYGLYNMTGNIWEWCHDWFDDTVPSRKPRTNPRGPAHGTRRIARGGSYLCHESYCRRYRVSARQGITPDTSIGNTGFRCARNA from the coding sequence ATGAGTGAGGCACCCACGGGCGGTGGCTGCTGCGCTCCCTCGATCGTACGAGGGAGCGGGCAGGCATCCGCCACGACACACCCGAATACCGGCGACTCCGGAAGCACCGAGGGAATGGTGCTGCTGGACGGTGGCGACTTCCTGATGGGCAGCGAGGACTCGCGTGCCTATCCCGATGACGGGGAGGGGCCGGTCCGCCCGGTCACCCTCGACCCGTTCTGGATCAGTGCCACCGCGGTGTCCAATGCGGACTTCGCGGCGTTCGTGGGGTCGACCGGCTACCGCACCGAGGCCGAACGGTTCGGCTGGTCCTTCGTTTTCGGCGGGCTCCTGCCGGACGACTTCCCGCCCACGCAAGGCGTCGCTGCGGCGCCGTGGTGGCGGGTCGTGGAGGGATCCGACTGGGCCCACCCGGAAGGGGGGCAGTCGGATGTACGAACCCGCCAGGACCATCCCGTGGTACATGTGACCTGGGCCGACGCCAAGGCCTACTGCGAGTGGGCAGGGCTGCGCCTGCCCACCGAGGCGGAGTGGGAATACGCCGCCCGAGCGGGACTGCAGGGGTGCGCCTTCCCCTGGGGCGACGAACTGGAACCCGACGGTCGGCATCGGATGAACGTCTGGCAGGGCACGTTCCCACAGCACAACACCCGCGCCGACGGCTGGTACGGCACGTGCCCGGTCGCACAGTTCCCGGCCAACGCCTACGGGCTGTACAACATGACCGGCAACATCTGGGAATGGTGCCACGACTGGTTCGACGACACTGTCCCCTCGCGGAAGCCCCGGACGAATCCACGCGGGCCCGCCCACGGGACCCGCCGCATCGCCCGTGGCGGTTCGTATCTGTGCCACGAGTCGTACTGTCGGCGTTACCGCGTCAGCGCGCGTCAGGGAATCACACCGGATACCTCGATCGGCAACACCGGCTTCCGCTGCGCCCGCAACGCATAG
- a CDS encoding arylsulfatase, with the protein MNREQLPIPDTAQPSPTSLDVRDQDPAYEPPQPLRAPEGAPNVVVVLLDDMGFGAPSAFGGPCEMPTADRLAQDGLRYTRFHVTAVCSPTRQSLLTGRNHHSVGMGATTEMASAAPGYSGVRPLSAATIGQVLQGNGYNTAAFGKWHQTPARDVSAAGPFDRWPTGEGFEKFYGFLCAEMNHWYPVLFDGTTPVEPSRTPEEGYHLSADQVDQAIDWVRNQHSLKPDNPFFTYLSFGATHAPYHVPQEYRDKYRGCFDHGWDRQREITLQRQKELGVVPQDAELAPWAEGVPHWDELSEAEQRSAASLMELYAGFAEHTDVQIGRFVDALEEIGELDNTLFVYILGDNGASAEGGLGGTLNEHRIASGIEDSAEFINEHRESLGDATTHAHYPVGWALAMNTPYQWTKQVASHFGGTRDGMVVHWPRGIAERGGIRNQFHHVIDVLPTVLEAAGLPHPSTVNGVSQQAVEGTSMLYSFNEAAAADRHRLQYFEMVGNRGIYLDGWMAVTRHGTPWEMVQEGRRRYFDDDRWELYDTNTDWTQARDISAEHPGKLRELQQLFLIEAAKHQVFPLDDRMTERENPKEAGRLDLMGDRRSVTFHPGAARLTEETAPNVKNRSHSVTAAFEVPDSGADGVLVAQGGRFGGWSLYLHEGRPVYAYNYFGLEVYKVRGDVLPAGRHEIRLDFDYDGGGVGKGGDATLHVGGEQVDKGRVEGTIPYYFAFDETFDIGMDRASPVTEDYAPVDNRFSGRLESVRIDLSGEMHSDREAAEGREHFRTAHE; encoded by the coding sequence ATGAACCGCGAACAGCTTCCGATTCCCGATACCGCCCAGCCGTCCCCCACCTCGCTGGACGTGCGTGATCAGGACCCGGCCTATGAGCCGCCGCAGCCGTTGCGGGCACCGGAAGGTGCCCCGAATGTGGTGGTGGTTCTGCTCGACGACATGGGGTTCGGCGCGCCGAGTGCGTTCGGTGGGCCGTGTGAGATGCCCACCGCGGACAGGCTCGCCCAGGACGGGCTGCGCTACACCCGATTCCACGTGACCGCTGTGTGCTCGCCGACCCGGCAGTCCCTGCTGACCGGCCGCAATCACCACTCGGTCGGGATGGGAGCGACGACGGAAATGGCCAGTGCTGCTCCGGGGTATAGCGGTGTGCGTCCGTTGAGTGCGGCCACGATCGGTCAGGTGCTGCAGGGTAACGGCTACAACACGGCGGCGTTCGGCAAGTGGCACCAGACCCCCGCCCGTGATGTCAGTGCCGCGGGGCCGTTCGATCGGTGGCCCACGGGAGAGGGATTCGAGAAGTTCTACGGTTTCCTCTGCGCCGAGATGAATCATTGGTATCCGGTGTTGTTCGACGGTACGACGCCGGTGGAACCCTCCCGGACGCCCGAGGAGGGATACCACTTGTCCGCAGACCAGGTGGACCAGGCCATCGACTGGGTGCGTAACCAGCACTCGCTCAAACCGGACAACCCCTTTTTCACCTATCTTTCGTTCGGTGCCACGCATGCGCCGTACCACGTGCCCCAGGAGTATCGGGACAAGTACCGGGGATGCTTCGATCACGGATGGGACCGCCAGCGTGAGATCACGCTGCAGCGTCAGAAGGAGCTGGGTGTGGTCCCGCAGGACGCGGAGCTTGCGCCGTGGGCCGAGGGCGTGCCGCATTGGGACGAGCTCTCCGAGGCCGAACAGCGTTCGGCGGCTTCACTGATGGAGCTCTACGCGGGCTTTGCCGAGCACACCGACGTGCAGATCGGCCGGTTCGTCGACGCGTTGGAGGAGATCGGTGAGCTGGACAACACGTTGTTCGTCTACATCCTCGGAGACAACGGGGCCTCGGCCGAGGGCGGGCTCGGCGGCACCCTCAACGAGCACCGCATCGCCAGCGGTATCGAGGACAGCGCCGAGTTCATCAACGAGCACCGGGAGTCGCTGGGCGATGCGACGACGCACGCGCACTACCCGGTCGGCTGGGCGCTGGCGATGAACACGCCGTACCAGTGGACCAAGCAGGTCGCCTCCCACTTCGGTGGTACCCGCGACGGGATGGTCGTGCACTGGCCACGAGGCATCGCCGAGCGCGGCGGGATCCGCAACCAGTTCCACCATGTCATCGACGTGTTGCCGACGGTGCTGGAAGCGGCCGGACTACCGCACCCCTCGACCGTCAACGGGGTGTCCCAGCAGGCTGTCGAGGGCACCAGCATGCTCTACAGCTTCAACGAGGCCGCCGCCGCCGATCGGCACCGCCTGCAGTACTTCGAGATGGTGGGCAACCGGGGCATCTATCTCGACGGGTGGATGGCGGTGACCCGCCACGGCACGCCGTGGGAGATGGTCCAGGAAGGGCGACGGCGTTACTTCGACGACGATCGCTGGGAGCTCTACGACACCAACACCGACTGGACGCAGGCCCGCGACATCTCGGCCGAGCATCCCGGTAAGCTGCGCGAACTGCAGCAGCTGTTTCTCATCGAGGCCGCCAAGCACCAGGTGTTCCCGCTTGACGACCGGATGACCGAGCGGGAGAACCCGAAGGAGGCGGGGCGGCTGGATTTGATGGGTGATCGCCGGTCGGTGACCTTCCACCCCGGTGCCGCGCGCCTGACCGAGGAGACCGCGCCCAACGTCAAGAACCGCTCGCATTCGGTCACCGCCGCGTTCGAGGTGCCCGACAGCGGCGCCGACGGTGTCCTGGTGGCCCAGGGCGGGCGTTTCGGTGGCTGGTCGCTGTACCTGCACGAGGGGCGCCCGGTCTATGCCTACAACTACTTCGGCCTGGAGGTCTACAAGGTCCGAGGTGACGTGCTGCCCGCCGGGCGGCACGAGATAAGGCTGGACTTCGACTACGACGGTGGCGGCGTCGGCAAGGGCGGCGATGCCACGCTGCACGTCGGCGGCGAGCAGGTGGACAAGGGTCGTGTCGAGGGGACGATCCCATACTACTTCGCCTTCGACGAGACCTTCGACATCGGCATGGACCGGGCCTCACCGGTCACCGAGGACTACGCGCCGGTGGACAACCGGTTCAGTGGGCGGCTGGAGTCGGTGCGCATCGACCTGAGTGGCGAGATGCACAGTGACCGCGAGGCTGCCGAGGGACGTGAGCATTTCCGGACAGCACATGAGTGA
- the cutA gene encoding divalent-cation tolerance protein CutA, producing MADYVQVVTTTDSEQAAATLARSIVEAHGGACVQVMPIRSFYRWEGTVQDDPEWQLQIKTSAARLDHLIEHITTQHPYDVPEIIATPITGGHDAYLSWVDEETGS from the coding sequence ATGGCGGACTACGTGCAGGTCGTGACGACAACGGATTCGGAACAGGCTGCGGCGACGCTGGCCCGCAGCATCGTCGAGGCCCATGGCGGGGCATGCGTTCAGGTGATGCCGATCCGCAGTTTCTATCGCTGGGAGGGCACCGTTCAGGACGACCCGGAATGGCAACTGCAGATCAAGACGTCGGCAGCACGGCTGGATCACCTGATCGAGCACATCACCACGCAGCACCCCTATGACGTTCCGGAAATCATCGCCACGCCGATCACCGGCGGACACGACGCCTACCTGTCGTGGGTGGACGAGGAAACCGGGTCCTGA
- a CDS encoding Asp23/Gls24 family envelope stress response protein, producing MSENPQQEETRSHQPASTQPAATSSSAEKPRGGTAIAPQVVQKITGLAAREVSGIHAMGGGASRAFGAVRERVPGAGTAQTAGVRVEVGEKQAAIDLDVIAEYGAPIVDLTRTVRRNVISAVQQMAGLEVIEVNIAVNDVHVPSEGNGEQQSAAPSRVE from the coding sequence ATGTCCGAGAACCCGCAGCAGGAGGAAACTCGCTCCCACCAGCCGGCATCGACCCAACCGGCAGCAACGAGTTCTTCCGCGGAAAAGCCCCGCGGAGGGACTGCCATCGCGCCGCAAGTGGTACAGAAGATCACCGGCCTCGCCGCTCGTGAGGTCTCCGGTATTCACGCGATGGGCGGTGGAGCCTCCCGCGCTTTCGGGGCAGTGCGCGAGCGTGTCCCCGGGGCAGGCACCGCACAGACCGCCGGTGTCCGGGTCGAGGTCGGCGAGAAGCAGGCCGCGATCGACCTGGATGTGATTGCCGAGTACGGTGCGCCCATCGTCGATCTGACCCGTACGGTGCGACGTAACGTGATCTCCGCAGTGCAGCAGATGGCCGGGCTGGAAGTCATCGAGGTCAACATCGCGGTCAACGATGTGCACGTACCGTCCGAGGGCAACGGTGAGCAGCAGTCGGCGGCACCGTCTCGCGTCGAATGA